TGGTGTGTTACAGGTGTAGTCCACTGCAGCTTTATGAAACCTGGCGAGACTATCACCGCAGGGGAGTACAGGAAAGAACTGGACGAAATACATCGGAGACTCCATCTTCTTCGCCCCTCCTTAGGGAACGGAAAGCGCCCGATTCTCCTACACGACAATGCCCGGCTATACATTTCAGAGGTGACGCTACTGAAGTTGAACGAGTTAGGCTACGAGATTCTGCCTCACCCACAATATTCGCCAAACTTTTCGCCAACCtactatcactttttcaaacatgtGAACAACTACCTAAGAGGTAAGATTTTCCAAAACCATGGTGATGTCGAAAACGACTTACGGAAGTTCGTTGACTAAGAAAGCTCGAACTTCTGAGCAGCGGGAAGAAGCAAACTGGCTCGTTGGCAAAGATGCGTGGATTGTAATGGTTCTCATTTCGATTGATAAATTTGATCTTGAGGCGAATTATAGCATTTCGAAGTGAATGCTTGAAAACGCGCATTATTTCTGCTCCAACGTAGCAACAAATCAGTGCATTCATACGAAACGATCTTACTTATCTAACCATCTTATATAGAGCATTTGGAACCACAGCCGACCATTTCTTACTTCAcgtttactttcatttttcctttactCATTGTTGTTTGGATTATGACTTGTAtaatttcggtttttttattattttaaacttTCATGATTTGTAATACCTTTTACGATCAGAACCAGATAAATAAAACTTGGTTAAATGTAAGAATGTATAATCTGCAATAATAGCAATGTGCTATGTGCCAAAAAGACGATGAAAATCAGCCAAATGACTTGTACAAAGATGtgtaactttttattttcacagtCAATTCGTTACAAATCATACTTGTTTGTGGAAGCTTAAAAATGACTATACATTAGGATCTTCCGTAAGAACAGCAGATAACATATACATTGTATAAGTTTTAAATTtcccaaactttttttttcaaaagtttgaaTTCAGGTCTCCTCTGACTTATTCGTTCCTCACTATGAAACTGGATTATTGAAGGTAAATTTGTCCTTAAATTCTAGCGCATAACACAAAGTCAAAATTTTGAGGTTGGGAAAGTCAAATCAGGGATACCTATTCCTGGATATCTTGCGCTGGCATTCTCCCTTGGAACAGTTCTTGCATTCGCCATTCTGGTGAGAGTATGGGTGAATTACCGCAAGAAGAGGTGAAACATTCAGTATTTCCATAACAGCGTACTAATTATCGAGGCCAATTAATTTTCTCATGAAATACGATTAAGTTATTTAGCACAAAATTTCCTGTTAAATCCATCGACGTCACTTCATCAAGGAAAACGTCAAAACGCCGTAAGGACGAACGGTTCGGTTCACgtccggaaaaaagaaaaaaaagaaaagagaggaacacttcaaaaaagcAACTAAATGAACTCCCCTCAGAACCATGGACAGACTTCAGTGTGCGCGAGTTATTTTTGCGTGGTTGTTACCTTCCACCTCCTTCAAAAATGAACCCAACAAATAATTGATTAATGGTTGCGAATTCTCTCGCCCATTCGCTAAGAGGCATCACtatataagtatatatatgtatgtatgtatgcatatatatatatatatatatatatatatatatatatatatatatatacctcTGTATAGCTTAGACTATATAATATGCTATACGTTACTTTACTACTATATATTATAACAAATATTCATATCGTGCTAAACATTCGCATGAACAATAGATTTCCTTTCTCATGCTAACACGTCTTTTTGGAAATTGTGATAATGAACAGTGAACAGAATTAACATGCATACTTTGGAACATGCCTAATTTTGTAAGTGTCTAAAACTATGCTAAATTTATTCCACAATTATTTCTCAAAACCTAGATCTCTTTTCATCTTAACATTGTCTGGTGGGCAATCTTTGATCCTGCTTACGAATATCGCCAGTTATTTACTTTAAGTATAACAAGATTTTGGAGCTTTCAACAAGAGTATTGTGCCCACTTTATAATCGccaaaaatccaataaatttGACCATCTTCTTTCGCGATACCATTGGCGCCCCAGCTGGGCTTCAAGAAGGAATGATTTCTGTTTTGCGATTGGCAAAATTCCGAAGGGCATAACAACTGCTCTTTCCTGTCTACGCAGATCCAGCCATTACTGCTGCTCTACTCCCTTTGAAGCCTTCTTTTATCCCATTTCGGATCGTATGAACTCCTCAGATTTTGCTCTATGGCCAATTTTGGTCCTCTGTGACAAGTCCATATAGAAGTTCCCGACTTCATCTTTATTGTAAGTTAACGCAGGAGCATAAGAGAAGAATGTTCTCAAAGGTGATGCTGATTCACATCTTACACATTATCCGTGAAAGTCCGATGCGGAGGGTTTTGGCGAAAGAactgatttcattttcatgcCCGTGACTGAGACACTGACGACATCTCTAGGTTACGTGTCAGGTCAGTcacggtcagtccgatgatgTCGCATTTGGTCTTCCTAGCATGCTTAGCTGGATACTCCGTCCTTGCTGGCGCTACCATACCACATTTCCCTTTGGAGTCAGAAGACTCTTTCTTATTACAATGTCAAACGCATAATTTCAAAAGTCACGGGCAGATTGCGGACTTCTAGTCTTACACATTTGTTTTACAACGTTGCGCCCTCTTGTAGTTGACAGATAGTGCTCATTCGTTGGagacgactccaaaccgccttcATTGCGCTTTCCAGTCACTTTATTGCAGGCTTTAGGCCGGCCAGACGTGGGGAAACGAGGATATTATGGGTCGATCCTGGCAGGCAGGAACGGGGAGTCCGTTTCTTAAATACACTTACATAAGAGGATGAACCATTTAGCTTTGCGATGGAAATCTAGAAATAATGGCGAGGGAAATCCCcgaaaagaatatgaaaaaagaaaagaaaaggtcaTTCACGACATTTACtaagatctcttcgacagccaggTCCTTTGCTTTCTCACGATCTGAAGGAAGATAGGCATCTCATCATTATCTTCTTCAGCGTTGAGTAGCGGTGTACTCTTTTCTGGTCGCTTTCCGGGTACATCTGCGTCCATGCCAATATCATGAGAAGTGTGGTTAACACCTCAGAGGAAGCGACGAATACTATCGAACTTCGCGTATGTTCTCCGGTTATTGAATTTCGCGAATTTTTCCCGGCTGTTCGAATTTCACGCATTTTCTCCGACAGTGAGAGTCACATCTAGTTTCTGCATGCATCATCATTGCGGATGTGATCGAGGCGAGTGACACAAGTCGTTGATCGCAGCATATTCATTTCAATCAGTTCGAGGCGACGTTCCAGTTTTTCGTTGCGTGCCAGCACTATGCGCAATTACCTACCCACTTATCTATATACTTGAGACGATCAGAAATCTTTTTGTTAGCAAGCACGCCGTAAGTTGCTTGAAACGCCAGCCACGCATTGTTTACTCGAGCGGTAAGCTTTCGTGCAGCATTGCTGTCGGATGCAGTCGTTGAACACAAATTTCTAAAAGCGGTGGACCTAGGAGCGCTATAGCGTCAGTCCTAACAGTCCTAGTCTCATATAATCATATATTATCATCATTCTTTTTGACGTTGAGACGTAACCTAAACCCTATTCCCCTATCGCGCTACAGTTGTGTTTGCTTCTCCTGCGCTCCTTTGTTATGGTACATCAGCATGACTGCATGACCGCACAAAAGCACCCACGATGCAAGCTTCAGAAGGTGCCATCGTGTTATCCATGACCATTATAAAGAGCAGCAGAAAAAGGACGGAGGTCTGATGAATACCACCTCATCCTTCATTGCTCCGACATGCACTGCAATAATAATCGTGTCTTTTGGCGATGCCGATGATTTTTGCGATCATTAGTGACAATTACTGCTTTCATAAAACGGTTGGTGAAACGTTGAGAGTACGGTTATCCATGATATGTCATTATGTCGGTTAATTATCGTACTTCACCCAATCTCGACAAGAGCTTAATTACTAGAGAAGCTGCCGTCACTCCTCATCAACACCAATTACCAATTTTCTTAGTTGTTTCTTAGTTAGTTCCATCGCTTAGGAACAGTGAATTGGTTTGTTACCAATTCACTGTTCCTAAGCGATGGAAGACCACCAAACCTTTCAATTGCAAAGGTGCGCTATTTACGAACAGAGTAATCTTTATTACAACGGACAGCAATCACCCAATTTGCTTATTGTTGGTCATCCACAAGTTCTTTATAAAATTGATCCCAAACAGGCTGGAAAGAATATTAGATGAGGGACAAGCCTGCGGGAAGGCGGAAATTTGAGAAGGGTTCAGCAATCCAGTCGCACTTCAATCACAGTGGAAGGATCACATCTTTTCTTGCTGTTTAAAATACAAattcactttaaaggcatcaccccttcCCTCCatcccccacgaatctggggtaatATGGAATTCAGGTGGGCAATGCctatacgtggtcgtagatGCTGGACagaagggcgattccgtccatttcttcctaattgccgtgaaaaacggcccagaagatgcggcgcgtgcacaaggctggcgcgctccaatcgaactcgttgtggaaaatagcgcgccggaacaggtcgctcgaagccgcatcttccgagccgttttcgcgacaattaggaagaaatggacggaatcgcccccctGTCCAGCatctacgaccacgtatagGCATTGCACACCTGaattccgtaccaccccagattcgtgggatgatgcctttaacacgcTCCTAGAGAATGCGCTATTACAAACCCTTGTGGTTTACTTGTATTGGTTCCTCAATGAAATTTATCACATGAACAAGAATGAGCATGATATGTGGCGAATGTGACTAGACTTTAGATATAATTCTGAGAAAATCCCATCTTCCGAAATCCATAACATAAAGGTGGAATTGCCGATTGAACGTCATGAAAATTATTTACATatgcagaaataaaatgtgttCAAAAATACAAAGCCGCAGGTGTGTGCGCAAGTATTATTTCCACTGCGGTAGCCGATACCCCGAGTTTACATCCACGTGTAGTGATGTTTCTGGTCAATCATTTGAATATCGACATGAAGATGAGTGAAGAGAGTTGTATTGTAATGTAATATTagttgtaataataatatcaataacaTTGTAATAAAAGTACGTCGCCCCATCGCTGGAAAAAATGATTCATGCTCATCTATACAAGAATACAAGAACTTACCATGAACATTTATCATACCTGGATGATGTTTTGGCGGGATCGCTGTCCCTGAAACCTGAAGAGATTTTATCCCTTTACCAATACtcactttcaatttttatgtgaaatgaattttttagaaaGGTATGTCAAAAGAAACGTGGGAAGAACTTGCTTCTGTTATATCCAGGAGACGTAATCTTGAAGAAGTAaggtttcaattttctttttttttgcatctagATTTGTTCCACAAAAGAAGGGCCGCCTATGACTAACAGTATGAAACGAACATATAGGCTagcaaaacggaaaagaactaggatgacgatctgcacttataacgcacgtacgcttgcatcgcaagcagccatcgaagatctggtGATGCAAGCcgagaagatcaagtacgacgtcatcggactgaccgagaagAGCGACGTATATCCTCTCAAcaccgtatatgaaactggagaagagcTGTTCAtgggaacatgcgacagtagaggtgttggggagatggcgtcctcgtcagcacgagtatggcaaagaacatcgactctttcgaacaactcacgacccgaatcggacgtctgcggatgagaagatgtggtccaacaccagctttgactatattcgtcgcttacgctccaaaatcaagctacgaagaagaataagtcgaagctttctatatggacctggagaagttctaccaagaagatcatgccttctacaaggtcaaaattggcgatttcaacgccagcGTTGGCCCAAGAacaacgcctgaggaacttcacatcaggacccacggcctacaatgaaATGAcaagggggagaggctctccgagttcatcgtGACGACAAAGACCATTTACGGTTCGCAGCTCCAGAGGCCCTCTTccttacgctggacgtgggagtggCCCGgcggagggtaccgtaatgaaatagaccacatcatcgtcaataaaaggttctgcctgacggccGTCGCtattgtaccaaagttctatacgagatcggaccatcgcctcctccgaggaagattttccttcacagcCAGAGAGGAGaaaagttcagagagagaaattccagaactatcatcaactgggatctcttcgctacactagccggcttttgggaagattctgcaatcgACAACattgacgaggaatatgaccggcccGTGGAACACATTCACAACtgcacgaagaaggctgagagttttaaaacgaCCAAAAGACGCcggtctcttgaaactcttgagctgatgcGCCAGTGtagagcagcacgagccgcaaggaaccaagaactcacgccgagctcgcaaggctttgcagagaggcgataaaggaagaccttaaagagagaagagcagtgctggctgaagctgcagaggcgggggaAAGCATCCGTTATGCCCgacgagacttcgccagtcgcaaggatgactgctctccagAACTCAAAGGGAACCATTGCATCGACaaggaaaatggagaaaattatctacgacttctacactgatctcttcgacagccatgtccacttgcctccttaCCATCTGAGGGAAAACGGACACGTCATTCCCGAGGTTCTGCCGcccgaagtacgacatgctcTCATGTTGGTAAGAAATTGTACGCACCCGGTCACCCGGTCTCGAcagaataaaaccagaactcctgaagaaccttccgccaatACTCACCAACACCCTAGCAAGGCTCTTTACACGGTACCTgttggaatgcaaggttcctaaacagtggaagaccgtgttgttgttaaaaagggagatccacatgacatcggcaattatcgtccaatctgcctactgtccgtcatctacaagcttttttacaagagtgatccttaacagggttgaaaattcttggatgaaggacagccttTATCGACgtgaagaaggcctttgattcaattgagacggaagcggtcgtagaagccttggacaaccaaggcgtccctactcagtacataaagttacttcacgaccggaattttgccattctacaagaacatcatcattgacgtgaagaggggtcCGACAGtatgatacaatttcacccaaaatattcacagccaccctcgagaacgcaatgcgaaaattggaatgagacgacatgggagtgaaggttgatggtcggcagctacaccatttgcgctttacTGATGACATCGTGCTGATAAcgcctagcatcagccaagcggaacgaatgctgaccgaattcgacgaaacatgtggatgcgttggtcttcagctgaatctgcaaaagacgatgttcatgcgcaactgattggtctcggatgccccattcatgCTCAACGGAaggaacatatccgaatgcaccagctacgtttatctgggtcgggagttgaacatgatgaacgatctGACTCCCgtgctgggcaggaggagacgagcggcttggggagcgtataggatcatcgaggatgtagtgaagaagaccaagaacattctgctccgtgctcacctcttcaataccaccgtacttcctgctttgacctatgcttcggaaacctgggcattttgcaagcaggaagaaaatgcgtcattgaacgcgcaattgagagagcgATGCTAGGAATATCctgtttcacgcaagtgagggacggggttcgaagttctctcctacgtcagcgatcgaatactagagacgccgccgcgtttgccaagggaagtaaaataaggtggactGGACAAgcgatgcgctttaacgacaaccgttggaccagagccgtgagcgactgggttcccaccgatattaagcgcactacaggaagtcCGCAgatccgatggtcagatttcttcacaaagacattcaaagaaaattataatgctgtcccacgcgaaaggaggaaccactgggctactctggcacgcgatcgggacacatggaagaattactggcgcccgctcgaccagttcgaagatcaacgggagtcaaggtgatcagggTGATTGTATTTACTAATCGTCACCACTTTATTTGTCATGCTACGTCACGGATGTGTGCACGGCTTGTGTCTGTACGTGTGTTGTTGTCTGTGTATCACGTAAACACCTCGTGAGGCAAACCCAACATCAGATTGGTAATTTTGCGCTAGAAAGCAGTAAAAAGAGCACATCATCTTTCGGTTAGTGTTTTCGGGACTAGAAATCGTTGAACCGAACCCAACATCACCTAAATGCTGTATGATGGACACAAAATGGAAACAAGGGATTGATTGTGACATAGAAGTAAGGTCGGAGGAGgacgaaagaaatgaagagagcaGAGAGGAAGGGAGGAGAGGGTAGTCGCTGACAAATAGacatattattatcatattacgGACTGCAGAATTAAGTTCCAATCACTTAATTCGTAGTTCAGTGAGAGGCCTAGTGATGTCACCATAAAGTGCCGACGGCTGGTGCAGCGCAGTGTAGTACAGTTTTTATTAGAGCGATCAGGAATGAATTCCTGAGAGAAGTCATATCTTTGCATTTGGCGCCAAACAGTTCAATGAGAACAAttgtcattcaaaaaaatgatgaattttcATATCATCATTGAAATGAGCAGTTTCGATGCTATCaataagcgaaaaaagacatctacaacTGCAGATTgggataaaattagtacaCTGTAGCTCTATCTGTTGCTGGATAACGACGCTCGTACTGGATTCTATGCAATGCAACTTTGCACGTTTGTAGAGACACACCTTCCCTATATTTGCGCAAAAGTTCGGGTTTCTCACTTAGTTTTTTGGAAgcgagttgagaaaaatgaaaagttcttcttcatatttttgactttttctcaacaagcTCTTGGAAATTAAAACACCTACGGAGGTCAAAATCTGGCAGCCAAGGCTTCTTTTCGATGCTCCTTTAAAATAGGCAGCGGATTTTCCAACAGCGCTATCGTAACCACGTAAcgagaaaagtgcaaaatttagaattttcggCTGCGCATCAAGATGCGTATTTCATCGAACAAAGTCGAATAGCTCAGCTCCTAGTTAATGAGAACCAATTTGGTTCAAAATATATTATACCAGaggattcttttctttatgtgtttgcaaatttttttcgatgaataTGCACATGTAAAATAAGCCAACAGCACATGTAAAAGAAGCTTGCTTTAATACGCTATTATGTCAAATAATACAAGCGTCGAATCCAAGTCAGAGTAAATTAACATTTATTCTCAAAACGGTCTTAAGATACTCCACATACGATTGAAATAAACTAAGCATGACAGGAATGTGCAAAACACCACagttggaaaaaatgcaaatcaaGTGGAAGAGAAACGGAAAGAAGGCTAACATAAAAGCAATAGTAAATAATGAACAACAGTACCGCCAAAACACGCCCAAGGGGCAGTGGCGTCCGCTGTCTCAACAGAGCAACAACTGGACTTACTTCATATTTCCAGGTTTTGGAAAATCCTGTCAATGCatcagaatttcttttttatcttcaccGATTGACGCGTTTAGCTATTGAATATTTCGATGATCCTTCAGCGTTCAATGTAACAGCGGGTAGGTTTCTTTAATGTGCGTAGTGTATAGCATAGTCGAAGTGTCAGAGAACACAGTATGTATTAGACtgagtcataaataacttccgttttgttttttcaaacaattctcACCAACATAAAAAGTAACAAGAGCGTATCTAGCTACTCTGCTAGCTCTCTCGTGATTTGACATAGATTTTGCTTAAATTTAGACTTCAAAACATCGTCGTCGAGCTGTGAAGGGCAACCCATTTGATTCTCCTTTCAAGTTCAAATCTCTAGAACGGAATTTGACGAACCATTTTCTAACTGTTCGATCGGTTATCACTCCTTCACTATACACACTGCACATTTTTAAGTCGTTACTACCTTGTTGGGATTTCCAAAGCATAAGATAATGAAAGTGTATTTTTTGATCCGCCACTTTTAAGGTGGACAAAAAATTGAACGAAACGTGCACAATACTAGACTATTGTCTAAAGACTAACCAAAGTTCTGCCTATACAACAAATCCTTTGCGTGGGTAACCTACTGTATGCatgaacaataataatgaGTACCACGTATCTGGGCGGAAGTTATTTAGAATTTATTCTAATAATTGCGTCACTTTGtgcataatattttttatccaGTTGGCTGTCTCATTTTGACAGTCTCTGGACCTTGTCAATTTTACTGGGTCGGAAAATAAGTCTTAATGTTTCCAAGCTTAAAAACGTATTTAAATACAAAAtgtgttaacaaaatttattatagGTTTCAATAGAGAATTCCTCGTATTACAACGGGGTAGTccaactttttcaaattattggCTCTCGTTTTTTTAGATCCTTAGAATGGAGAATCAGTCAGAAATTTTGCTCACGGTTTGTCTTGGCGCTTtaagaaatgttcttttgacTCCAAAAACAGATCACACACCAGATGACCAATTGTTGTAGGCTGAGAGGAAATTTCTCCCACTTTTCAAGCAGGAAGTACTGCTACAAATCACACAACGCTATAATCTTCGTTTTGTTCCTTCGTTTTCAACGCCTTCCACTCTTTCAATGGTCTCTCCAATGCtttatattgtttttcatCATGTTATTTTGTTGTCCActtctttcgtctttttttagGCTTTTCATGACTCATTCTTTGGCCACCACACACAACAAATTTCACGAGTAGCTTTGGCAGCTGTATCTCCGCGAATAGTTATACCAAAAAAGCAGAATGTTGTGAATGCTTTGTTTTGTCCACCTGACAGTCCATTCTAATAGtctaaaagaacaaaaaacgacAAAAGTTAAAAAGATCGAAATATTAGTGTTTTGTGGAGCGACAAAAGTTCACCATATCATTCTTTGATTACCATTGTTCACTGTATCAGTgttctaatatttttatttccatggGCACTTGGAGGTAAAAAGAAGCGACTACAAATTATTCCTCAATCCAATACATTCTTTATACCAAGAGCGAAAGCAGTGGTCTCCGTGACCATGACGATAGAAGATAAATTAATGATTTCGCAAAATGCGCTTGTTACTTTCACAAAAACGCAGAGGGTCACCATGTAAACAAGCTCTTAGACATTCTTTCCGAAATctgaagtttgaagaaaactccCAAAGTACAAAACCCTTATAACTTCTCATTGTTTTTGCAGATCTAAGTCCCGGTTTTCTATACCGAACAATGCCAAGGTTTGCTCCTGCGAATCCAGAACCGTTCACCGCCATTTGCGAGgatctgaagagaaaaattcttcctg
This window of the Necator americanus strain Aroian chromosome III, whole genome shotgun sequence genome carries:
- a CDS encoding hypothetical protein (NECATOR_CHRIII.G10648.T1) codes for the protein MPDETSPVARMTALQNSKGTIASTRKMEKIIYDFYTDLFDSHVHLPPYHLRENGHVIPEVLPPEVRHALMLVRNCTHPVTRSRQNKTRTPEEPSANTHQHPSKALYTVPVGMQGS
- a CDS encoding hypothetical protein (NECATOR_CHRIII.G10649.T1), with the protein product MLNGRNISECTSYVYLGRELNMMNDLTPVLGRRRRAAWGAYRIIEDVVKKTKNILLRAHLFNTTVLPALTYASETWAFCKQEENASLNAQLRERC